From the Methanomicrobiales archaeon genome, the window CCCCCCGTGCCCCCACCCCGCTGGTACGATAGCCCGGAAGGGAGGAAAATCCGGGAGCGCTACGTCACAGTGCCCTTCCAGCCGGTATGATAGCTTGGAAGAAAGGTAGGCCCTTCTTCTGCACCTGTACACCGCTGTTTTGTCACCGAATCCACCATATCCAGGAGCTCATCCTATTGCACTTCAGCAGGATGTAGCCCCGGATGGCTCAAAAGAGGAGAATACGCACCGCCCCCGCCGCGCCACGATCGACGACGAATTGGCATCCGCTGCCGTGTCGCGACAACAGCCCTCCCTGCGCAGGTTCGGGGTGAGGTCTTCACTTTCCAAAAAGCGGGTCCGGATCCCCATCGAGGCTGATGCCGTTCTGGTATGCTCCGGGGAAGAGTCTCCGCCTGCCCCTTCGCGCGATAGAGAGGCTTCTACCCGGATCTTTCATCTGATACGGGCATATTTCACTATTCCCCTCCCCTCAGAAAGGGGAGGAGCATCCGGATCATCGATGGGCTATCCGCGGGACGAAAAATCCCCCGGAAGGTTTCTCACCAATGGGAATCAGATGTATACCTTCCGCCCGCTGCCATCTCTGGCGTACCGTCCGAACTCGCTCTCGAGCAGGCGATCTCCGGGAAAGACCGGGCCGTCGCGGCAGACGCGCAGCCCGTCCGGGTCGATGCAGCAGGAGCCGCAGACGCCCACCCCGCATTTCATGTACCGATGCAGGCTGAACTGGCCCCGATCGGCGATCCCCGCATCCTGGAGGCGTTTCAGCACCGTCCGCATCATCGCCTCGGGACCGCAGACACAGACATGGTCGAACTCCCGGAATCGAACGGCATCCAGGAGATCGGTCACGAAACCGTGGTGCCCCAGCGTTCCATCGTCCGTCGCGATCCGGAGATCCGTGCAGCGGCGAAGCGCCTCGGTGAAGGGGACCTCCTTCCAGGTCTTCGCCCCGAGGAGGAACGTCTCCACCTTCCCTTCGGCAGCGAGAGGGACCAGGGGGGCTGCCCCGATCCCCCCGGCGACAGCGAGCGTCCGCCCGTGAACGGAGAAACCGTTCCCGAATGGCCCGCGGATTCCGATCCGGCCGCCCTCTGAGAGCCCGAACAGGGCTGCGGTGGCATCCCCCACCCTCTGCACCGAAATGGAGATCGCGGAGGAGAGCGCCATGGGGATCTCGTCCACACCCGGCACCCAGACCATCACGAACTGCCCGGGCGAGAACGGAAACGACTCTTCGAAGAAGAGACTCCGGATCGTGGGCGTCTCCTTCACGATTCCCCGGATGGTCACCGCCCGCGGCAACGCATCAGGCATGGGCACACCCGACGATCTCTTCCGGGGCCAGACCGTCCTCGCTGTACAGCCCCGATCCTATCCTCTCGAAGATGTCCGGCCCCTCGAGGACCGCGCTGCCGATCTGGACCGCGCTCGCTCCTGCCATCATCATCTCGATCACGTGGGCGGGCGTCGAGATCCCCCCGCACCCGACGATGGGGATGCAGCACGCCTCGTAGAGTTCGTAGACGCACCGCACCGCGATCGGGAAGATCGCGGGGCCGGAGAGTCCGCCGTAGCGATTTCCGAGGACGGGCCGCCGCAATTCCGTGCTGATTCGCATGGCCTTCACCGTATTGATGGCGACGAGGGCATCTGCTCCCCCCCGTTCCGCCGCAAGACCGATCGTCGCGATGCTAGCGACGTTCGGCGTAAGT encodes:
- a CDS encoding dihydroorotate dehydrogenase electron transfer subunit, with amino-acid sequence MPDALPRAVTIRGIVKETPTIRSLFFEESFPFSPGQFVMVWVPGVDEIPMALSSAISISVQRVGDATAALFGLSEGGRIGIRGPFGNGFSVHGRTLAVAGGIGAAPLVPLAAEGKVETFLLGAKTWKEVPFTEALRRCTDLRIATDDGTLGHHGFVTDLLDAVRFREFDHVCVCGPEAMMRTVLKRLQDAGIADRGQFSLHRYMKCGVGVCGSCCIDPDGLRVCRDGPVFPGDRLLESEFGRYARDGSGRKVYI